The DNA window TACGCGAAGTCTCCGACACGGCTTTCTTCGACTGAGAGGTAACGTGGACGCAATGATCGGATCGATCGTAGAACTGGTATCCAACACACCGCCCGATAAAGTCGGACAGCTCGCCGACAGGATACGGAGGCTCGACCTCATAGCGTTTACGCCGGCTTTGGACGAATGGGCAGCAAATCCCCGGGGCGCAACTCAGGCTTACAATGCTCATATGTGCTGGTCATGCCGTCGGCTTCCCTCCTGTATAACTGTCCGGCATGTTGATCAGTGCAGCGGCCGCTCGCCGGACGTCGTCCGCCCACCGATCGGCATCAAGGTGTATCCAGTGACTTGCAGCAATAGTCGGAGTAGTACGCCGGGACTCCGCGCACTCCGGACGGCGCGGATCTCGGCGAAGGTGATTGCGGCGCTAATGCGCGGCGGTGAGGTCTAGATTGCTGCCATGCCGGTCATCCTCTCGGTCGGTGGCATGGTCATTATCGTCTGCTCGATGCTTGTGGCGTCGGTGGATAATGCTCGATCAACCGCGGCTCGATTGAGCAAACAGTGGGGCAGTCGTCAACCGAACCGAGCAGAACGGCGGGATTGCTATAATTCCGGAAAACACCGCGTCGCCACTAAAGACGCCATTTGCTGCGGTGCATGAGTCCGAAAGTGGCACTTAGCGGACGTAACCAGGCGAGCTGCCGATGTCGGTTCATCAAGGGGGTAGACCGGAAGTGTCGGGCCGACGGTCAAAGTGTCGCGAATAACCCCGCTCAGACGCGGCGTGCTCTTGCGAGGATCGACCGCGCGGACCCGTGTCAAAGTCTAGCGGTTAGGCAGCGGATACGCCGCATCCAGCGATTGAAGCTCCTGCGGTGTCAGCGTCAGTGAGAGCGCGACGGCGTTCTCCTTTACATGCGCCACCGAACCGGATTCGGGAATTGCAATGACGTTGCCGTTGCGGATGGTCCAGGCCAGCGCAACAGCGGCTGCCGAGCAACCGTGTGCTGCGCCGATACGTACAAGCGTGGGATCACGCAGCAGGCTGGCACCGGTTCCGCCGAGCGGAGAATAAGCCATCACCGGCATGCCGTGCTGCTCGCACCATGGCAGCAGGTCACGCTCTATGCCGCGGTCGGCGAGGCTGTAAGGGAGCTGATTAGTCGCGCAGCTATCGCCTTTTGGAATACGGAACAGATCTTCCATGTCGCTGACCTTAAAATTGGACACGCCCCAAGCGCGAATCTTCGCTGCCGAGCGTAGATTTTCAAATGCGGTCACAACGCTGGAGAGATTGGTGACCCCATTTGGCCAGTGCAGCAGATAGAGATCGAGATGATCAGTGCCGAGGCGCTCGAGGCTCGCCTCGCAAGCGCGCATGACGCCGTTTCCCGCCACGTGATTGGGCCACACCTTGGAGACTAGGAACACGCGATTGCGCTGACCAGCGATCGCGCGGCCAATGAATTCCTCGGAGTCGTACACTTCTGCCGTGTCGATCATCGTCATTCCGAGCGAAAGGCCAGTGTGTACCGCTTCTTCTTCAACGGCATGAGGATGTTTTCCCTTTCCGAGACCCGCAGAGCCCTGGCCCAATGCCGGGACGACAGTGCCGTCGCGAAACTTTGCCGTGCGCGCTGCGCCGGTTGACGCTGCGCCAGCTGTACCTGTCGGAGACGCGAACGAACCAAGCGCCACCCACAGTCCATTGAATTCGCGCCGATTCAGCAATCTCATATCTTTACTCTTCTTACGATCCCTTCCACCACGCCAAACGTTTTCGGTCGCGAAATGGTTCCTCTACTCGGCTGGCGCACGGAAGGCTGCGGCTGGGTATCATCAGCGCACGGTCAGAATGGCGCTTTTGACCCTAAGCCGACAATCAGCCCGGCCCCTCGATTTTGGTTTCGCAACGAGCCAACATCATTGCGAGATCAATCCTGATCAAGCAAGCCATGCTCGTTGAGCAACTAATCCGGCAGCAGCGGAGGAAAACTCATATGGCATCATTCGTCCTTGTCCCCGGGGCAGGCGGCATGGCTTGGTATTGGCACCGCGTGGTCCCGCTTATTCGCGCGGCGGGGCACGAACCCATCGCGGTCGATCTGCCCGGCGACGACAGGCACGCCGGTCTCGCGGCGTATGTGGACATTGTCATCCGCGCGATCGCGGAACGAAGCGACGTTATTCTCGTTGCTCAGTCGCTAGCGGGCTTCACGGCGCCCCTTGTTTGCGCGCGTGCGCCCGTGCAGATGGTCGTGTTCGTCAACGCGATGATCCCCAAGCCCGGCGAGACCGCTGGTGCGTGGTGGGGCGCGACTGGAGCGGCCGAAGCGCGGGAACAAGCTGCGGCGCGCCGCGGCTATGCGACGGCATTCGATGTGGGGACTTACTTTCTGCACGACGTGCCGCAGGACGTGCTGCGCGCCGGCCCGGAACAACCACGCGAGGAAGCCGAGATCGTTTTCGGCGAGCCCTGTCGCTTCGAGCGCTGGCCCGAAATCCCCATTCATGTTCTCGCGGGAAGCGACGACCGTTTTTTCCCGATCGAATTTCAACGCCGCGTCGTGCGCGAAAGGCTCGGAAAGGAGGTGGAGGAAATTCCCGGTGGCCATCTCGTCGCGTTGTCGAATGCGGAAGGGCTGACCGAGCACCTTCTTGCGTATGAGAGGGGCCTGACACGCTAGTCCCTTGCCGTTGTCTCTTGAGCAAGCCCGAATTTGTCTGGCGCACCTCCGCTATCGGTTTCACACCACGCCCGATCGGCAAGGCCAGGGGCGCAGGTCAGCTTTTTGAAAGGAGTAGCGGGCCAGCTTTCGTGAAATCAGCCAAGGTCCGATTCCGGCACGTTTCGGACGTACCGCTCCTGGCGACGCAAGTCGGTTATCAGGAGTAAGCGGAAGTGACTCGGACATCTTCAGATCGACGTGATTGACCCTCAACAGACGTGGCGTATGGACGCGCCGGTCGATCATTGATGGCCTTCTACTCGCAAAGTGTTAGGGTCCGAGCATCGGATTATGCGTGTCCTTAGCCGGCGTGCGCCATGCGACGCCGGGATTTTAGCATTTTTTGTTGCGCGTGCGGCTTCGATGTGGCCGGGCACAGCGTTTGCGCAACTATCGGCCTGCAAGGTGTGGCGTGTCGTATACTCTACCCGAGCAAGCGTTGCCCGTACAAAAAGGTCGACGCCACCTCAGGTGATCGAGTGAGGTGAGTTCCTTCGGCATCCAAGAAGCAAGGGAGGATGAGATGAGGCTTCGAGCTCTCCGGCTAGATCGGATCGGCCGCTTGTCGGCTCCACTTGTTGCCGCTGCGCTGCTCCTCGGGAGTTTCGCTCCTGCGCAGTCAGAGCGGCTTCCGAAAGTCGGGTATCTGGGTTTTGGCGCCGCAGTTCCGCCAACTCATTTCCAGAACCGGATGAGGGAGCTCAGATATTCCGAAGGCAAGGAGGTCACGGTGGAATACCGCTTTGCCGGAGGACGCCCGGGGGAGCTCCCGCGCCTCGCCCGCGAGCTTGTCGATGCGAAAGTGGATGTCATCATGGCTGTCGGCGACGAGGCGATCGTGGCCGCCAAGAATGCTACGCGCACCGTTCCGATCGTCATGGTCGCCTGCGATGCGGTCACCACCGGCTTCGTCGAGAGCCTCGCTCGTCCAGGCGGCAATCTCACGGGCGTGACTTGTATCACCTCCGAGCTCATGCCGAAGCGCATGGCGGTGTTCCGCGAGCTTCTGCCGTCTGCGTCCCGCCTCGTGGTCCTTTACAACCCAGAGAACGTCAGTAAGCCCCCCGAGGTGGCGCGCCTTGTCGAGCTCGCGAAAGAGCTGGGTCTCGACGCCAAAGCCGTTCAGTTCCGCACGGCCGAAGACATCGAGCGCGCCTTTTCCGCCCTTGCGACCGATCGCCCCGATGGCCTCGTCGTCCTGACCGAACAGCGCTCGATTGCCCACGCGAAGCTCTTGGGAGATCTTTCGCGCAGAGATCGGCTCCCAGTCCTGCATTCCTTCAGCGAAGGGGTCCACGCGGGCGGTCTCATCTCCTACGGTCCCCACTTTCCGGAGATGGTGGTGATGGCGACCAACTATGTCGCGAAAATCCTCAAAGGAGGGAAACCGGCCGAGCTGCCCGTCGAGCAGCCGACTCGGTTCGAACTGGTCATCAATCTGCAGACTGCTAAGGAAATCGGTCTGACGATCCCAGCCTCTCTCCTTGCCCGCGCCGACGAGGTGATCGAATAGACGGCCATGTCCGTTCATGGCACATTTCGGACCAGTCGGCCCGGTCTGACGATGTCCGTTCATCGGGGGTAGAGCGGACTCTCCGCGAATGGCTCACCACTTCCGAGTTTGACCCAGGCCGTGTGGAAACGTTTTCGTTTCCCACGCAACCGAGCGCGATGGGCCTCGACGCGGCCGTCTGAGTCTATTTTTGCTGTATCGAGCCTGGAGTCGACCTGGGGGCCGCGCTGAGCGAGATGAAGGGTCACAAAGCGCGTACAACACAACACTCCTCATGCCCGGATCGCCGCGAGGAACGGTTTGATACCGACGATATTCATCACGCGCGTGAGGTTGTAGGCGAGCACGTGCAGCGCCATCTCAGTCGCCACCTTCGGCAGCGTCTTCATCAGAAAGTGCGTCGCCCCCATCCGCATCTTCAGCGTGGCGAACGGATGCTCGACGGTTTCGCGGCGCACACGCATGGCTTGCGGGTTCTGATCGAGCCGCGTCTGCGCGGCTTCGACGACGTGTTCGTGTTCCCATCGTTTGATGCGGCGCTCGTTGGCCGTTGTGCACCGATCCTTGAGCGGGCATGTGCGGCACGCCTTCGTCAAGTAAATCAGCATTTTCTGGCCATCTTCATCAGCGGTGAAGTGGTGCGCCAGCGTCTCGCCGGCCGGGCAGCGATAGACATCGTCCTTGGCCAAATAAACAAAATCAGGTTTCCCAAAACGGCCTGCCGACTTGGCGCCAGAGGTTTGCGGCTTGGGCAGCGTGACTGCGACGCCGGCCTGTTCGCAGGCCAGGATTTCCTCCCCTTTAAAATAGCCCCGATCCGCAACGACTTCCAAGTTATCGCTGCGCAGCGCGGCTTTCGCCGCCTGCGCCATCGTCGCCAGTTGCGATCTATCGGTGCCGACGTTGGTGACCTCATGCGCGACGATCAGATGGTTCGTAATGTCGACCGCACTTTGCACGTTATAGGCAACCATGCCTGAGCCGCGCCCGCTCGTTGCCATCGAGCGGCAATCGGGATCGGTCAGCGATATCTGCTTATCGGGCGAAGCGAGCAATGTCTTTTCAATCGCGGCCAGCCGTTTCACTTCTTCGTCGAGCTTCGCCAGCTTTTCCTTAAGCCGTGTCTTGGTAAGCAGCACTGTTTCCGACGGCTCTTCTCCTGCGGCAGTCTGGCGGTCGGCGGTATCGAGTTGGCTCATGTAGCGTGCCACGCTCTCTTCGATCTGCTTCTGGCGGCGTTGGATCTTGCCCTGCGTGAAGTTGTTGTCACGACTGTTCACGGCCTTGAACTTGCTGCCGTCGATGGCAACGCTGGCCTTCGCCAGCAGGCCGATCTTTCGGCACAAGGCGACGAATCGCGCGCAAACCTTCTTAATCGCGGGGCCATTGTCCTTGCGGAAGTCGGCGATGGTTTTGTGATCCGGAACGAGCCGCCCGGTCAGCCACATCACCTCAACATTGCGGCCAGCCTCACGCTCCAGCCGCCGGCTCGATTGGACCCGGTTCAGATAGCCGTAGATGTAAAGCTTGAGCATCGCCGAAGGATGATACGCAGGCCGACCGGTCGCTGCCGGATCGACGCCGTCAAACCCGAGGTCGCGGAGTTCCAGCGCATCGACGAACACATCGACCGCCCGAACAGGATTGCTCTCGTCGACCCAATCCTCAAGGCATTCTGGCAGCAACGTCGCCTGCCCGCGATCCAGTCCCGCCACAAAGCCTGGCATCAAATCCCCCGTCGATTCAGTAGGGGATCATGGCATGGGAAGAGTTTTCACACAGCCTGGACCCACAACGGACGTGGACACCGGCAAAAAATGCGAAGCAAGGAACGGACTAATGACTTGCGTCGTCGACCTCCGGCGATGGTTCCCTCTTCAAAACCCTCTGGTAGATAACCGCCCCGGTGTGCTGTACTTCGTTCGAGTAGGTTCCGGCTCTTTGCCAAGGAGACGGTTTAGCAGCGGCTGCAGCACAGGCATCTAGCCCCGAAACGGTGCGCTATTTCTCGAGGCCCGCGGGGAACAGAGTCGGAACGATGGTAGTCATTGATACGAGGCTCGCCGCCGGTCTGGACGAGATCAGTGCAGGATTTGCGGTTTTCGACGAAAACCTGAAACTCGTCTTTTGCAATGCTCGTTATCCGCTGATCCGCGGCTATCCTGCCGCCCTTTGCAAACCTGGCGTCGAGCTGACCGAACTGTTCCGGTACAACGCCGCGCGCGGTGACTATGGTGATGGCGATGTCAAAGTGCATGTCACGGAACGGGTGGCTCAGATCCAGCGCGGGAACGTCACGGTGGATCAGGTGTTGGGAGACGGCCGTGTCCTCGCCGCGCGGTATAGGCCGTTAGCCTGCGGTGGCCTAGCGACGACCTACGAAGACGTCACGGAGATGCGCCGCGCCGAGATTGCGCTGCGCCACGACCAAACCCGCTACGAGCTCGTCACCCAGGCCGTCAGCGAAGGACTCTACGACTGGGACATTGGGTCCGGTCAGCTTCAGGTCTCCACCCGCTTGAATGCCCTGTTCGATTTCAAGCAAGGAGAGTTGACCTCATATGACTGGGTCGCGAGGGTACATCCCGACGATATTGCGTCATACCGCGCGGCGCTGCGGGCTCATTTCACTGGCAAGACCTCGGTGCTCCACGCAGAATACCGCATCCGCGATAAAGCCGATACGATCCGTTGGGTCGAGGATCATGGACTATCGATCCGCAATGAAGCCGGGCGCGCAGTCCGATTGGTGGGCGCAGTCAGCGACATTACCTCCCGGAAGAATGCCGAGCGGGCGCTACGCGAAAGTGAAGAACGCTACTCGCTTGCAATGAGCGCCATTAATGAAGGTGTTTATGACTGGGACCTAACCCGAGACGAGATCTTTTACTCGCCAAATGTTATGGAGGTGCTTGGGTTCACAGGGTTGGAGATGTCAACACCGAAGGATTGGATCAGACGTATTCATCCCGAGGATCTTCCTGCCTACCAAGCTGCTTGGGCCGCTCATTTCCGTGGCGAAACGCGACGGTTTTTCTGCGAAATGCGATACCGACATGCGGACGGATCTACTCATTGGGCGCGTCAGCACGGCACGGGCGTTCGAGATGGTAGCGGTCGGGTCGTCCGCGTGGTCGGGTCGACGGGCGATATTACGGCTGAGAAGATCCTCGCACACGAGCGCGATGAAGCGCGGACCCGTTTGTTCGTGGCTCTCGAATCCATCTCTCAAGGTTTCGCACTGTTTGACGCCGAAGATCGGCTGCTAATGTGCAACAGCCAGTATCGTAGGTTCTTTACGCAAGCCTCGGATCCAGAAGTCTCTGCCATGATTGTGCCAGGCATGAGGTTCGAGGATTACGTACGGAAGGCTTACGAAAAGGGCATGTATCCCGACGCCGGATCGGATATCGACGCCTACCTGCGAAGTCGACTCGAGCGCAGACGAGCGGCAGGTTCTGGATTCGAGCTAAAATTGCGGGACGGCACCTGGCTTTACGTAAGCGAACGGCGCACAAACGATAGCGGCCTCGTAGCCGTCTACACCGATATTACCGATGTAAAGAACAGGGAGTCGGAATTGCGAGCTGCCCGGCTCGCCGCCGAGACGGCTCTGGCCGATTTGCGCGCGGCACAGGATCGCCTGGTGCAGACCGAGAAGCTGGCCTCCCTCGGCCAGGTCACCGCCGGCATTGCCCACGAAATCAAGAACCCGCTCAATTTCGTCAACAATTTCTCAGCGCTATCGGCCGAACTCGTAGGAGAAATGAAGGAGGCACTTTCGGGTATCGACCTCGACAAGAATAAACGGGAAGAATTGGACGAGATCGCACAAATGCTGAAAGACAACCTCGAAAAGGTTGTTCAGCACGGCAAGCGCGCCGACTCCATCGTGAAAAACATGCTGCAGCACTCCCGTGAAGCTTCCGGCGAGCATCGCCCTTCCGACATCAACGTGATAGTGGATGAGAGCCTGAACCTCGCCTATCATGGTGCCCGGGCAGAAAAGGCCGGCTTTAGCATTGCTTTGCAACGCCATCTTGATCCTTCCGTCGGCATGGCCGATGTCTATCCGCAGGAGATTACGCGAGTCCTGCTCAATCTGATATCGAACGGATTCTATGCCACGACCAAACGCAAAGCGGAAGCCGGCGATGGTTTCGAGCCAACGCTTATCGCTGCGACGAAGAATCTCGGAGACAAGGTTGAAATTCGTATTCGCGACAACGGGACCGGCATCCCGGAAGGGGTCAAGGATAAAATATTCAACCCATTCTTCACGACCAAGCCGACGGGCGAAGGCACCGGGCTTGGCCTGTCGATGAGCCACGACATCATCGTGAAACAGCATGGCGGCAGCATTGATGTCGAGACGGAGCCCGGACTTTTCACCGAGTTCAAGATCGTATTGCCGCGGACGAACCGAAGGTAATCGGCGAGACCCATTCTTCCACTGACAGCGCCAAATTTGCTGCGGTGCATGAGTCCGCTCTTGGCACTTTTCAGACATGGCACGTGTGATGCGCGATGTCTGTTCTTAGGGGGCAGAGCGGACCTAGCGGTTGCGCGCGCAGAGGTCCGAGTTTGACTCGACTCGGACATGGATGCCTTGCACGGAGTACCGCTGCGTTCACCCCAATTTTTGAGGTGTTATGCCGCCTAGTCCCGCGATAGGCTGCCAGGCGGATCAAGGGGCGTATCTTGGCGAAACCGATTGATACTGAGCCGGTCTTGATCGCCATCGCGACGGGCGCGACCCGCGTGGGCTTTCGCGCGAGCAGATCGGACAGGCGTGAATCGATCATCTTGGGATTGTACTTTGCACGGCGGACAAGTGAAGTCATGCCGACAATGAGCAGCTTTCGCAGATACTTGTCGCCCCTCTTGGTGATACGACCGAGCCGCTCTTTGCCACCGCTCGACTTCTGAAGTGGCGTCAGTCCCAACCAGGCAGCGAATTGCCGCCCCGAGCGGAACTGATGCGGATCGGTGACCGATGCGGCAAGTGCCGTCGCGCCAACCGGCCCGATGCCGGGGATGGTCGTGAGACGACGTGCAACATCGTTGCTACGTAGCCAAACGAGCAGATCGCGATCGATCTCGCGGAGCCGAATGTGGGTGTCGAGCGCCTGCCGTGACAGTGTGCCGACGATCTTGGCAGCTTCAATCGGTACATCTGGCGCTTTACCATCGACGATCTGTCGCGCCATCAGCAGCGCCCGTGCCAGCCCCTTGGGGATGTCGATAACGAAGGCTGCTGGATTTTGGAAGCTA is part of the Bradyrhizobium erythrophlei genome and encodes:
- a CDS encoding aldo/keto reductase, giving the protein MRLLNRREFNGLWVALGSFASPTGTAGAASTGAARTAKFRDGTVVPALGQGSAGLGKGKHPHAVEEEAVHTGLSLGMTMIDTAEVYDSEEFIGRAIAGQRNRVFLVSKVWPNHVAGNGVMRACEASLERLGTDHLDLYLLHWPNGVTNLSSVVTAFENLRSAAKIRAWGVSNFKVSDMEDLFRIPKGDSCATNQLPYSLADRGIERDLLPWCEQHGMPVMAYSPLGGTGASLLRDPTLVRIGAAHGCSAAAVALAWTIRNGNVIAIPESGSVAHVKENAVALSLTLTPQELQSLDAAYPLPNR
- a CDS encoding alpha/beta fold hydrolase, translated to MASFVLVPGAGGMAWYWHRVVPLIRAAGHEPIAVDLPGDDRHAGLAAYVDIVIRAIAERSDVILVAQSLAGFTAPLVCARAPVQMVVFVNAMIPKPGETAGAWWGATGAAEAREQAAARRGYATAFDVGTYFLHDVPQDVLRAGPEQPREEAEIVFGEPCRFERWPEIPIHVLAGSDDRFFPIEFQRRVVRERLGKEVEEIPGGHLVALSNAEGLTEHLLAYERGLTR
- a CDS encoding ABC transporter substrate-binding protein; this encodes MRELRYSEGKEVTVEYRFAGGRPGELPRLARELVDAKVDVIMAVGDEAIVAAKNATRTVPIVMVACDAVTTGFVESLARPGGNLTGVTCITSELMPKRMAVFRELLPSASRLVVLYNPENVSKPPEVARLVELAKELGLDAKAVQFRTAEDIERAFSALATDRPDGLVVLTEQRSIAHAKLLGDLSRRDRLPVLHSFSEGVHAGGLISYGPHFPEMVVMATNYVAKILKGGKPAELPVEQPTRFELVINLQTAKEIGLTIPASLLARADEVIE
- a CDS encoding IS1182 family transposase, yielding MPGFVAGLDRGQATLLPECLEDWVDESNPVRAVDVFVDALELRDLGFDGVDPAATGRPAYHPSAMLKLYIYGYLNRVQSSRRLEREAGRNVEVMWLTGRLVPDHKTIADFRKDNGPAIKKVCARFVALCRKIGLLAKASVAIDGSKFKAVNSRDNNFTQGKIQRRQKQIEESVARYMSQLDTADRQTAAGEEPSETVLLTKTRLKEKLAKLDEEVKRLAAIEKTLLASPDKQISLTDPDCRSMATSGRGSGMVAYNVQSAVDITNHLIVAHEVTNVGTDRSQLATMAQAAKAALRSDNLEVVADRGYFKGEEILACEQAGVAVTLPKPQTSGAKSAGRFGKPDFVYLAKDDVYRCPAGETLAHHFTADEDGQKMLIYLTKACRTCPLKDRCTTANERRIKRWEHEHVVEAAQTRLDQNPQAMRVRRETVEHPFATLKMRMGATHFLMKTLPKVATEMALHVLAYNLTRVMNIVGIKPFLAAIRA
- a CDS encoding PAS-domain containing protein — its product is MVVIDTRLAAGLDEISAGFAVFDENLKLVFCNARYPLIRGYPAALCKPGVELTELFRYNAARGDYGDGDVKVHVTERVAQIQRGNVTVDQVLGDGRVLAARYRPLACGGLATTYEDVTEMRRAEIALRHDQTRYELVTQAVSEGLYDWDIGSGQLQVSTRLNALFDFKQGELTSYDWVARVHPDDIASYRAALRAHFTGKTSVLHAEYRIRDKADTIRWVEDHGLSIRNEAGRAVRLVGAVSDITSRKNAERALRESEERYSLAMSAINEGVYDWDLTRDEIFYSPNVMEVLGFTGLEMSTPKDWIRRIHPEDLPAYQAAWAAHFRGETRRFFCEMRYRHADGSTHWARQHGTGVRDGSGRVVRVVGSTGDITAEKILAHERDEARTRLFVALESISQGFALFDAEDRLLMCNSQYRRFFTQASDPEVSAMIVPGMRFEDYVRKAYEKGMYPDAGSDIDAYLRSRLERRRAAGSGFELKLRDGTWLYVSERRTNDSGLVAVYTDITDVKNRESELRAARLAAETALADLRAAQDRLVQTEKLASLGQVTAGIAHEIKNPLNFVNNFSALSAELVGEMKEALSGIDLDKNKREELDEIAQMLKDNLEKVVQHGKRADSIVKNMLQHSREASGEHRPSDINVIVDESLNLAYHGARAEKAGFSIALQRHLDPSVGMADVYPQEITRVLLNLISNGFYATTKRKAEAGDGFEPTLIAATKNLGDKVEIRIRDNGTGIPEGVKDKIFNPFFTTKPTGEGTGLGLSMSHDIIVKQHGGSIDVETEPGLFTEFKIVLPRTNRR
- a CDS encoding transposase, whose translation is MARQIVDGKAPDVPIEAAKIVGTLSRQALDTHIRLREIDRDLLVWLRSNDVARRLTTIPGIGPVGATALAASVTDPHQFRSGRQFAAWLGLTPLQKSSGGKERLGRITKRGDKYLRKLLIVGMTSLVRRAKYNPKMIDSRLSDLLARKPTRVAPVAMAIKTGSVSIGFAKIRPLIRLAAYRGTRRHNTSKIGVNAAVLRARHPCPSRVKLGPLRAQPLGPLCPLRTDIAHHTCHV